DNA sequence from the bacterium genome:
TCACGCCGATCCTCGCGACGCTCGTCGAGCTGTTCATGCGCTACGACCTGACGCTCGCCGAGATCAACCCGATCGGACGCACCGAAGACGGCCGCATCCTCGTCCTCGACGGCCACATCGACCTCGAGGGCGACGCGCGCGACAAGCACGCGAAGGTCATCGCCGAGCTCGGCATCGGCAAGGAGGAGACGCGCGAGGCGCGCCCGCCGACCGAGTTCGAGATCAAGGGGGCCGAGGTCGACGCCTCGGACCACCGCGGCGTCGCCGGCAACGTGAAGGAGTTCGACGGCGACCTGGGCCTCGTGATCGGCGCCGGCGGCGGCTCGCTGACGCTGTTCGACGCCATCCGCAAGCACGGCGGCAAGCCGGCGAACTACTGCGAGATCGGCGGCAACCCGAGCGTCAAGAAGGCGAAGGAGCTGACGAAGCTCATCCTCTCGAAGCCGGGCGTGAAGAAGATCGCCGTGATGATGAACGTGGTCTCGAACACGCGCGTCGACATCGTCGCCCGCGGCGTCATCAAGGGCTGCGTCGAGGCGGGCCGCAATCCCGCCGACACCATCGCGATCTTCCGCATCCCGGGCGCATGGGAGGACGACGGCTTCAAGATCCTGGAGAAGTACGGCGTCGAGTACTGCGATCGCTCGGTGTCGATGTACGAAGCGGCCGGACGCGCCGTGAAGAAGATGGCGAGCTGAGCGATGTCGATCCTCATCAACAAGGACACCACGGTCATCATCCAGGGCATCACCGGCCGCGAGGCGGTGAACCTGACGCGCGAAGGCCTCGACTACGGCACCAAGATCATCGGCGGCGTGACGCCGGGTCGCGCCGGCCGCGACGTCTACGGCGTCCCCGTCTACGACTGCGTGCGCGACATCACGAAGCAGCACCAGGTCGACGCGTCGATCGTCACCGTGCCGCCGAAGTTCACGCAGGACGCCGTCTTCGAGGCCATCGAGGCCGGCGTGAAGCTCGTCGTCATCGTCACCGAGCGCATCCCGCGCTTCGAGGTAGCGCAGATGGTCGAGCTCGCGAAGCTGCGCGGCGCCCGCATCATCGGGCCGAACTGCCTCGGCGTGCTCTCGCCCGACGAGGCCAAGGTCGGCGGCCTCGGCGGCCCCGCGGTGAACGTCCGCCGCGCTTTCAAGAAAGGCACGATCGGCGTGATGTCGCGCTCGGGCGGCATGACCACCGAGATCGCCAACACGCTCTCCGCCGCCGGATTCGGCCAGTCGACCTGCGTGTCGATCGGCGGCGACGCCGTCATCGGCTCGACCTACGCCGAGCTGATGCCGCTCTTCGAGGCCGACCCGGAGACGAAGGCCATCGCCATCTACTCCGAGCCCGGCGGCCGCATGGAGGCCGAGCTGGCCGACTGGGTGAAGGAGCACAAGTCGCGCCTGCCCATCGTCGCGTTCATGGCCGGCCGCTTCATGGACGAGATGCCCGGCATGCGCTTCGGCCACGCCGGCACCATCGTCGAAGGCAAGGCCGACACGACGGCCGACAAGATCGAGCGCATGCGCGCCGCCGGCATCGGCGTCGCCGAGCGCATCGAGGAGATTCCGGGGCTGATCGAGGAAGGCCTCGCCAAGGTGGGGGCCTGACCGATGCCCGGCATGTTCATCGACGTGAAGCTCGACCCGAAGGTGCAGGCCGATCCGGCCATGGCGAAGAAGCTGACCGAGGTCTGCCCGGTCAACATCTTCAAGGTCGGCGCGAACGGCCACTGCGAGATCGTCGACGACAACCTCGACGAGTGCACGCTGTGCGACCTGTGCGTGAAGGCCGCGCCGGCGGGCGCGGTGACGATCGTCAAGCTGTACGAGGGGTGAGCGCCGCGGCGGTCGGCAGGCTCTCGGCACCGTCGAGGTCGCGCCGAACGGCCGGTCGTCCTGCAGGGGCGAGTCACCATCCCGGTCGAGATCCGCGAACGCTTGGGGCTCTTGCCCAACAGCGAGGTGGAATTCACCGTCGAGGGCACGGCGGTGCGGATCAGGAAGGCCCGGGGCGGGCGCCAGCCAGGGCGGGGTCGCAGCATCGTCGAGCACCTGCGGGGCAAGGCGACCAGCGGCCTCACGACCGAGCAGATCATGGCGCTCACGCGTGGCGGGAAGTAGTGCCCGTCCTGGTCGACAGCAACGTGCTGCTCGACGTCCTGACGGAGGATCCGCGCTGGTCGCCGTGGTCCATGGACGCGCTCGCCGAGCAAGGCGATCGGGACGTCCTGGCGATCAGTCCCATCATCTACGCCGAAGTGTCGGTCGGCTTCCGGCGGATCGAAGAGGTCGACGCCGAGCTCCCGCGGGTGACGTTCCATCGTCTCGCCCTCCCCTGGGAGGCCGCGTTCCTCGCGGGCAAGTGCTTCGTCGCCTACCGCAAGCGCCGGGGGGTCCGGACATCGCCATTGCCGGACTTCTACATCGGTGCGCACGCCAGCGTGTCGGGTCTGAAGCTGCTCACGCGTGACGCCCCTCGCTACCGGACCTGTTTCCCGAAGCTGACACTGATCGCTCCCTCCTGAGCCCCGCGCGTCGAGAGTCCCCCGCGATCGAGATCCCGTGTGGGGGACACGCCGGCCGCTCGATCACGGACCCCTGCGGCTCGCGAGCCGCGCCGTCATCGCGTGACCCGCACCCGGCGCGAGCGTCACGGCGTCGTCGGCGACGTTCGCCGTCTCCACGCACAGCATCGTCCGCCATGCGTCGGCGCCGAGGTCCGCCATCGCCGCGGCCTTCGCGGCCCAGGGATTCCACACGACCGTGCTCGCCGAGCCGTGCTTCTCCACCACCAGCCGCCGAGCGAGGATCGGGTCGTCGACCACGCAGGCGGCCGTGGTTCCGAGGTACATGCAGTCCGTCGGCCCGGTGATCCGCAGCGGTGCATCGTCCTCGACGTGACGGCGCAGGCCCGCGTTCTTGTCGACGCAGGTCGCGCCGGCCAACCCGGACACCGTGACGGCACCGACGTCCCCCACCCGCAGGTAGGTGTGCAGCGCGGCTTCGAACACGAACGGTGTCCCGCCCCGGTTCTCGACCTCGAGCGTCATCGCGAGCTGCGTCCCGACGGTCACGCGGTGACGAAGCGCGAAGGCATGCGGCCACGCTGCGCGCGTGTCCGCGTCGTCCTCGAGCAGCAGCACCACCGTCACCGCGCCGTCCGGCTCGCGTCCCACCGACTCCACCGCCCACGCGGCCGTGCGCGCGAAGCCGTGCTCCGGGCCGGGACCACCGTCGCGCCGCGGTCCGAACCATGGGAAGATCACCGGCACGCCGCCGCGGATCGCGCGGCCGGGCATGAATTGCGCGTTCGGGCTGAGGAAGAGGACGGGCTCGCTCCCGATCGGCCGCCAGTGCGTCACGTGACCGCCCTGCAGGTGCACGCGGCCCGCGGCGAGCGGTCCGGTCACGACCGCACGCGCCTGCCCGCCGGGGCCGACGTCGAAGCGCAGCGCGTCCGCGATCGCGAAGCGGTCGTTCAGCGCGTCGGGCGTGACGGTCGTCGTCATGGGAGCAGTGTGCCAATGCGCGCCGGGAATCGCGACCGGGCCGACGCCCCGTCGCCGTCGGTTGCGCCCGCCGGATCGCGGCGCGACAATCGCGGCATGGGCAGAGCGCGAGCCAACCGGGACCGCTTCGTGCGGATCGGTGCGGCGATGGCCGAGAAGAAGTCGGAGCAACGTCGCGATGCCCTCCGAACGCCGGCGGCCGAGCGCGTCGCGGCCGGCTTCCTCCTCGGAGCCGCCCCGCGGACGCCGGGCATCGAGCGCGCGCTCGACCGGCGTGCCGAGCAGCAGATCGGGCTCGCCGAGGCGCGGCGGCGGCTCGGGATGCGGCGTGGCTGACGACCCGCTCGCACTGCTGCGTGACGCCGGCGCCGCGTGCGCGGAGGCGGCGATCCGCCACGCCGTGATCGGTGCCGTGGCGCGCAACGCCTGGGCGACCCCCCGTGCGACGGCGGACCTGGATCTCGCAGCGATCGTTCCGGACCGGGCGGCTTGCGATCGCCTGGTCGCCGCGCTGGCCGCTCGCGGCATCGCCGTGCGCCGGACGGCGGGCGACGCCGCCGACGACGTCCCCGATCTGCTCCGCCTGGAGCGCCCGACGGGCATCGTGCGTCGCCTCGACATCCTGCCGGCGAAGACGCCCTTCGAGGTCGAGGCGGTGACCCTGGCGGTTCTCGCCGATCTTGGGTGCTCCGCGCGCGTCGTCACCCCGGAGCATCTGATCGTCTACAAGCTGATCGCCGGTCGGCCGCACGATCTCGAGGACATCGTCGAAGTGATCCGCACGCGTGAGCTCGACGGCCGGCCGATCGACGAGGGGCTCGTGCGCCGTTGGGCCACGGAGTGGGACATCGTCGAGCGGCTCGAGGACGTGCTCGGGCGCGACCGGGCCTGAGCTGCAGGGCGACGCACGAGCCCGACTCGGGTCGGGCAGCGGGGCTCGCGCCGCGTCTTCCCGGTTGCGTCCCGCGCCCCACGCCCACTATTGAGCGCGGCGATGCGACGCCCTGCGCGCTGGCGCACGATCGCGT
Encoded proteins:
- a CDS encoding AbrB/MazE/SpoVT family DNA-binding domain-containing protein, with protein sequence MQGRVTIPVEIRERLGLLPNSEVEFTVEGTAVRIRKARGGRQPGRGRSIVEHLRGKATSGLTTEQIMALTRGGK
- a CDS encoding acetate--CoA ligase family protein → MRFYEYEAKQLFAKHGIPLLKGRVAKTAAEAKEIAAEIGKPVVIKSQVLTGGRMKAGGVKFADDPDTAAKHAEDILRLVINGQVARGVLVEERVPVVQEYFAAVTWDGRRKLPVLIFSDMGGIDIEEVAEKHPDHVSHVHVSTLLPFSAYKAKEAIGGTGLSGDVLNKLTPILATLVELFMRYDLTLAEINPIGRTEDGRILVLDGHIDLEGDARDKHAKVIAELGIGKEETREARPPTEFEIKGAEVDASDHRGVAGNVKEFDGDLGLVIGAGGGSLTLFDAIRKHGGKPANYCEIGGNPSVKKAKELTKLILSKPGVKKIAVMMNVVSNTRVDIVARGVIKGCVEAGRNPADTIAIFRIPGAWEDDGFKILEKYGVEYCDRSVSMYEAAGRAVKKMAS
- a CDS encoding D-hexose-6-phosphate mutarotase; its protein translation is MTTTVTPDALNDRFAIADALRFDVGPGGQARAVVTGPLAAGRVHLQGGHVTHWRPIGSEPVLFLSPNAQFMPGRAIRGGVPVIFPWFGPRRDGGPGPEHGFARTAAWAVESVGREPDGAVTVVLLLEDDADTRAAWPHAFALRHRVTVGTQLAMTLEVENRGGTPFVFEAALHTYLRVGDVGAVTVSGLAGATCVDKNAGLRRHVEDDAPLRITGPTDCMYLGTTAACVVDDPILARRLVVEKHGSASTVVWNPWAAKAAAMADLGADAWRTMLCVETANVADDAVTLAPGAGHAMTARLASRRGP
- a CDS encoding type II toxin-antitoxin system VapC family toxin; the protein is MPVLVDSNVLLDVLTEDPRWSPWSMDALAEQGDRDVLAISPIIYAEVSVGFRRIEEVDAELPRVTFHRLALPWEAAFLAGKCFVAYRKRRGVRTSPLPDFYIGAHASVSGLKLLTRDAPRYRTCFPKLTLIAPS
- a CDS encoding CoA-binding protein: MSILINKDTTVIIQGITGREAVNLTREGLDYGTKIIGGVTPGRAGRDVYGVPVYDCVRDITKQHQVDASIVTVPPKFTQDAVFEAIEAGVKLVVIVTERIPRFEVAQMVELAKLRGARIIGPNCLGVLSPDEAKVGGLGGPAVNVRRAFKKGTIGVMSRSGGMTTEIANTLSAAGFGQSTCVSIGGDAVIGSTYAELMPLFEADPETKAIAIYSEPGGRMEAELADWVKEHKSRLPIVAFMAGRFMDEMPGMRFGHAGTIVEGKADTTADKIERMRAAGIGVAERIEEIPGLIEEGLAKVGA